The Falco naumanni isolate bFalNau1 chromosome 14, bFalNau1.pat, whole genome shotgun sequence genome includes a window with the following:
- the SLITRK2 gene encoding SLIT and NTRK-like protein 2: MLKGVWLLSLLTVAGISQTESRKPAKDICSKSRCPCEEKENVLNINCENKGFTTVSLLLPPPSKIYQLFLNGNALTRLFPNEFVNYSNAVTLHLGNNDMQEIRTGAFSGLRTLKRLHLNNNKLEVLKEDTFLGLESLEYLQADYNYISAIEAGAFSKLNKLKVLILNDNLLLSLPSNVFRFVLLTHLDLRGNRLKMMPFAGVLEHIGGIMEIQLEENPWNCTCDLLPLKAWLDTITVFVGEIVCETPFRLHGKDVTQLTRQDLCPRKSSSDSNQKEKHPVLSDPHISRLSPTANSAISPTRAPKASRPPKTRNRPTPRVTVSKDRQIFGPIMVYQTKSPVPITCPAGCICTSQGSDNGLNVNCQEKKISNISDLHPRPTSPKKLYLTSNYLQVIYRTDLAEYSSLDLLHLGNNRIAVIQEGAFTNLTSLRRLYLNGNYLEILYPSMFHGLHSLQYLYLEYNVIKEILPRTFDALSNLHLLFLNNNLLRSLPDDIFGSTSLTRLNLRNNHFSHLPVRGVLDQLSALIQIDLQENPWDCTCDILGLRNWIEQVTDQNNQQSNPPVVINEVICESPNKHSGEHLKFLSKEAICPENPSLSDSSLLSMNQNTDTPHLLGVSPSAYPEIHTEVPLSVLILGLLVVFILSVCFGAGLFVFVLKRRKGVQSMPSSANNLDISSFQLQYGSYNTETHDKTEGHVYNYIPPPVGQMCQNPIYMQKEGDPVAYYRNLHEFSYSNLDHKKEDPTSLAFTISAAELLEKQSSPREPELLYQNIAERVKELPAGGLVHYNFCTLPKRQFAPSYESRRQNQDRINKTVLYGTPRKYFAEQSKPEHPLLQGKLQTEPDYLEVLEKQTAISQL; the protein is encoded by the coding sequence ATGCTGAAGGGTGTTTGGTTGCTCAGTTTGTTAACAGTGGCTGGGATCTCGCAGACAGAGAGTCGCAAACCTGCCAAAGACATTTGCAGCAAGAGCCGCTGCCCTTGCGAGGAGAAGGAGAACGTGCTGAACATTAATTGTGAAAACAAAGGATTTACAACCGtcagcctcctcctgccaccaccaTCCAAGATCTACCAGCTGTTTCTCAACGGGAACGCGCTGACCCGCCTGTTCCCCAATGAGTTTGTCAACTACTCCAACGCTGTGACCCTCCACTTGGGCAACAACGACATGCAGGAGATCCGCACGGGGGCCTTCAGCGGCCTCCGCACCCTCAAGAGGCTGCACCTCAATAACAACAAGCTGGAAGTGCTGAAGGAGGACACGTTCCTGGGCCTGGAGAGTCTGGAGTACCTGCAGGCTGATTACAATTACATCAGCGCCATTGAGGCGGGGGCTTTCAGCAAGCTGAACAAGCTCAAAGTGCTGATTCTCAATGACAAcctcctgctgtccctgcccagcaATGTCTTCCGCTTTGTGCTCCTCACTCACCTGGACCTGCGGGGGAACCGGCTGAAGATGATGCCTTTTGCTGGTGTGCTGGAGCACATTGGAGGCATCATGGAAATCCAGCTGGAGGAAAACCCCTGGAACTGCACCTGTGACTTGCTGCCACTCAAGGCCTGGCTAGACACCATCACCGTGTTCGTGGGTGAGATAGTCTGCGAAACCCCCTTCAGGCTCCACGGGAAAGATGTGACCCAGCTCACCAGGCAAGATCTCTGCCCTAGAAAAAGCTCCAGTGATtcaaaccagaaggaaaaacacCCTGTCCTCTCAGACCCACACATCTCAAGGCTATCGCCCACAGCCAACTCTGCCATCAGTCCCACCAGAGCCCCAAAAGCCAGCCGGCCACCCAAAACAAGGAACCGCCCCACACCCCGTGTCACTGTGTCAAAAGACAGACAAATATTCGGACCTATCATGGTTTACCAGACAAAGTCTCCTGTGCCCATCAcctgcccagctggctgcatCTGCACTTCACAGGGCTCAGACAATGGCTTAAATGTGAACTGCCAAGAGAAAAAGATAAGTAACATCTCTGATCTCCACCCTAGGCCAACCAGTCCAAAGAAACTTTACCTTACCAGTAACTATCTGCAAGTCATTTATAGAACTGATCTTGCAGAGTACAGCTCTCTGGATTTGTTACATCTAGGAAATAACAGAATTGCCGTGATACAAGAAGGTGCCTTTACAAACCTCACAAGTTTACGTAGACTTTATCTTAATGGCAACTACCTTGAGATTCTGTACCCGTCTATGTTCCACGGGCTGCACAGCCTGCAATATCTCTACCTAGAGTACAATGTCATTAAGGAGATCCTGCCACGCACCTTTGATGCTCTGAGTAATCTTCACCTGTTATTTCTCAATAACAACCTGCTCAGATCTTTGCCTGACGACATCTTTGGCAGCACTTCCCTCACCAGACTCAACCTTAGAAACAACCATTTCTCACACCTGCCTGTGAGAGGAGTCTTGGACCAGCTCTCAGCTCTAATTCAGATAGACCTCCAGGAGAACCCCTGGGACTGCACATGTGACATCTTGGGGCTGAGGAACTGGATAGAGCAAGTCACTGACCAGAACAACCAGCAATCCAATCCCCCCGTGGTTATCAACGAAGTCATATGTGAGTCTCCCAACAAACACTCTGGAGAGCATCTGAAATTCCTGAGCAAAGAAGCAATCTGCCCAGAGAACCCCAGCTTGTCAGAttcttctctcctctccatGAACCAGAACACAGATACACCCCATCTCCTTGGTGTCTCGCCCAGCGCCTACCCAGAAATACACACTGAAGTTCCGCTGTCTGTCTTAATTTTGGGCTTGCTGGTTGTGTTTATTTTGTCGGTCTGTTTCGGGGCAGGGCTGTTTGTCTTTGTCCTTAAGCGCCGGAAGGGGGTGCAAAGCATGCCCAGCAGCGCAAACAACTTAGATATAAGTTCGTTTCAGCTCCAGTATGGGTCTTACAACACTGAGACCCATGATAAAACCGAAGGACATGTTTATAACTACATTCCCCCTCCTGTTGGACAGATGTGCCAAAACCCAATCTACATGCAAAAGGAGGGGGATCCAGTTGCCTATTACAGGAATCTCCATGAGTTTAGCTATAGCAATCTTGACCACAAAAAGGAAGATCCCACCAGTCTTGCATTTACAATCAGTGCAGCTGAATTACTGGAAAAGCAGTCCTCGCCAAGGGAACCAGAGCTTCTGTATCAAAATATTGCGGAAAGGGTCAAGGAACTCCCTGCCGGAGGATTAGTTCATTATAACTTTTGCACCTTACCCAAAAGGCAGTTTGCCCCTTCATATGAATCAAGAcgccaaaaccaggacaggataaataaaactgttttataTGGAACTCccaggaaatattttgcagaacagTCTAAACCTGAGCATCCTTTACTCCAAGGAAAGCTACAAACAGAACCAGACTACCTCGAAgttctggaaaaacaaactgCAATCAGTCAGCTGTGA